In Candidatus Vesicomyosocius okutanii, one DNA window encodes the following:
- a CDS encoding O-succinylhomoserine sulfhydrylase: MKDLSFNTKAIRTGYKTTTEQEHSEAIFLTSSFVFSSAEQAANRFSKKDPGNIYARFTNPTVDAFEKKLAILEGAQACVATSSGMAAIFATIMALFKSGDHIVASRNMFGTSIIMLNTIITKFNIDISFVNLSDLSAWENTLKNNTKLFLLETPSNPLGEVVNINALSRISKANSILLAVDNTILSPALQTPITLGADIVIHSATKYIDGQGRCLAGVIAGSTDIIEQIHRFLRTTGPSLSAFNAWIVLKGLDTLSLRMKAHSDNALKLAIWLEAQDQVEKVYYLGLPSHPDHNLAKSQQSGFGGIVSFKIKGGKKSAFKIINATNILSITANLGDTKSTITHPATTTHGRLTDEERLNAHITDGLIRISVGLEDIKDIIADIKQTLV, from the coding sequence ATGAAAGACTTAAGCTTTAATACTAAAGCCATACGCACAGGTTATAAAACTACTACTGAACAAGAACATTCTGAGGCAATATTTTTAACTTCTAGTTTTGTTTTTAGCTCAGCTGAACAAGCTGCCAATCGCTTTTCTAAAAAAGATCCAGGAAATATTTATGCACGTTTTACCAATCCTACAGTTGATGCCTTTGAAAAAAAATTAGCTATACTTGAAGGTGCACAAGCATGTGTTGCAACTTCATCTGGTATGGCAGCAATCTTTGCAACCATTATGGCACTGTTTAAATCAGGTGATCATATTGTTGCTTCACGCAATATGTTTGGCACCTCAATTATAATGCTAAATACAATTATTACTAAATTTAATATTGACATTAGTTTTGTCAATCTATCTGACTTATCAGCTTGGGAAAATACACTCAAAAATAACACCAAGCTTTTCTTACTTGAAACACCATCTAACCCGTTAGGCGAGGTTGTGAATATTAACGCACTTAGCAGAATATCAAAAGCCAATAGTATTCTGCTAGCAGTTGATAATACAATTCTAAGCCCTGCACTACAAACCCCTATTACTTTAGGTGCTGATATTGTTATACACTCAGCTACTAAATATATTGATGGTCAAGGTAGATGTTTAGCAGGTGTTATAGCTGGAAGTACTGATATTATTGAACAAATTCATAGATTTTTACGCACCACAGGTCCTAGTTTAAGCGCCTTTAATGCTTGGATTGTACTTAAAGGGCTAGACACCTTAAGTCTTAGAATGAAGGCACATTCGGACAATGCGCTCAAACTTGCTATTTGGCTTGAAGCCCAAGATCAAGTAGAAAAAGTCTATTATTTAGGTTTACCCTCCCACCCTGATCACAACTTGGCCAAATCCCAGCAATCTGGCTTTGGTGGTATCGTATCGTTTAAAATTAAAGGCGGAAAAAAATCGGCATTTAAAATAATTAACGCTACTAATATACTTTCTATTACTGCTAATTTAGGTGATACAAAATCTACCATCACTCATCCAGCGACAACAACACACGGACGTTTAACAGATGAAGAAAGACTTAACG
- the purF gene encoding amidophosphoribosyltransferase, giving the protein MCGIVGILSTTKKDIAVYIYDALTILQHRGQDAAGIVTAYKGRFYMRKSNGLVKNVFRTKHMTQLLGNMGIGHVRYPTSGSSSNAEVQPFYVNSPYGITFAHNGNLTNTEQLSQELFEQDLRHINTNSDSEILLNVFASELAKLQKQRINESDIFNSVSQVHKRVRGAYAAIGMIPGYGIFGFRDPNGIRPLILGKCITKGGTKYMLASESVALRALGYKITQDIKPGEAVVIDRIGNIFIKQCTEKAKYSPCIFEFVYFARPDSVIDNISVYKSRLRMGEKLAEKINKEWNIDNIDVIIPIPDTSRVAALQLAHKLDVKYSEGLIRNRYIARTFIMPGQKLRKKSVRQKLSTIELEFKNKNVLLVDDSIVRGTTSEQIVQMARDAGANKVFFASAAPVVRYPNVYGIDMASNKEFIAHNRNIDQICKAIGADKLIYQDLDDLIWCVQQGNNAITTFDCSCFNGQYVTNDIDQDYLEHIEFLRGNSTKKNNNTCEASELIGNDVE; this is encoded by the coding sequence ATGTGTGGTATTGTTGGTATTTTATCTACTACTAAAAAAGATATAGCTGTTTATATTTATGATGCGTTAACTATTCTACAACACCGTGGTCAAGATGCAGCAGGTATTGTAACTGCCTATAAAGGACGTTTTTATATGCGTAAATCAAACGGCCTAGTTAAAAACGTCTTTAGAACTAAACACATGACACAATTATTAGGTAATATGGGCATTGGACATGTGCGTTATCCTACTTCAGGAAGCTCATCCAATGCAGAAGTGCAACCTTTCTATGTTAACTCTCCATATGGCATTACATTTGCACATAACGGTAATCTAACTAATACTGAACAGTTATCTCAAGAATTATTTGAACAAGACCTTCGCCATATTAACACTAATTCTGATTCAGAAATTTTACTGAATGTATTTGCCAGTGAATTAGCTAAACTACAAAAACAACGTATTAACGAATCTGATATTTTTAACTCTGTCTCGCAAGTACACAAACGTGTACGAGGTGCTTATGCAGCTATTGGCATGATTCCAGGATATGGTATTTTTGGCTTTAGAGACCCAAATGGCATTCGTCCACTTATTCTTGGCAAATGCATCACCAAAGGTGGTACTAAATATATGTTAGCCTCTGAAAGTGTAGCACTTAGAGCACTAGGTTATAAAATTACTCAAGATATAAAACCAGGTGAAGCAGTCGTTATTGATAGAATTGGTAATATATTTATTAAACAATGCACAGAAAAAGCAAAATACTCACCCTGTATCTTTGAATTTGTCTATTTTGCTCGTCCAGATTCAGTAATTGATAATATTTCAGTATATAAATCTCGTTTAAGAATGGGGGAAAAATTAGCCGAAAAAATTAATAAAGAATGGAACATTGATAACATTGATGTTATTATCCCTATCCCTGACACCTCTAGAGTAGCTGCTTTACAACTAGCACATAAATTAGACGTTAAATACAGTGAAGGATTAATCAGAAATAGATATATTGCTCGTACATTTATCATGCCAGGACAAAAACTTCGCAAAAAATCAGTACGCCAAAAACTCAGCACAATTGAACTTGAGTTCAAGAACAAAAATGTATTATTGGTCGATGATTCTATTGTACGTGGCACAACCAGTGAGCAAATTGTACAAATGGCTCGTGACGCTGGCGCTAATAAGGTATTTTTTGCCTCAGCCGCACCTGTTGTACGTTATCCAAATGTATATGGTATTGATATGGCAAGTAATAAAGAGTTTATTGCCCACAATAGAAATATCGATCAAATCTGCAAAGCTATCGGTGCAGACAAGTTAATCTATCAAGATTTAGACGATTTAATCTGGTGCGTACAACAAGGGAATAACGCAATTACCACATTTGATTGCTCTTGTTTTAATGGTCAATACGTGACCAACGATATTGATCAAGACTATCTTGAACATATTGAATTTTTACGGGGCAACTCCACTAAAAAAAATAACAATACCTGTGAAGCTTCTGAATTAATTGGTAATGATGTAGAATAG
- a CDS encoding CvpA family protein yields MNEFFITIWNMIERLVWSDWITIAILAIFLVLGFKRGLAKELINLGFLLLAILITLLFYQVLATSSLITWLMLSHQSHLTISFWIIFICIVIIKKLIYKLTQLSLTINNPCVLNKLFALMVLFTAITIFSCHHLDIVAGLDIIEVFIDNKYIRISVSFIILFSSIFGIFTFISKILNISIDKTKPCFLSSFFEKILKILQAMDIKLNARNINSTQNSILGSMMGLIKANLAILIIVLMLQNISWVSQQYYWIETNGALRIFQDIASNIKPVLSQYLLFINNN; encoded by the coding sequence ATGAACGAGTTTTTTATAACTATTTGGAACATGATTGAACGCTTAGTTTGGTCAGATTGGATAACCATTGCTATTTTAGCGATATTCCTAGTACTAGGATTTAAGCGTGGCCTAGCAAAAGAACTGATTAATTTAGGTTTTCTATTACTAGCAATTTTAATTACATTGTTGTTTTACCAAGTATTAGCTACAAGTTCACTTATAACTTGGCTAATGCTATCACATCAATCTCATTTAACTATCTCATTTTGGATAATTTTTATTTGTATTGTAATTATCAAAAAATTAATTTACAAACTAACACAACTTTCTTTAACCATTAATAACCCTTGTGTGCTAAACAAACTATTTGCACTAATGGTTCTTTTCACAGCAATTACAATATTTAGCTGTCATCACCTAGATATTGTAGCTGGATTAGATATTATAGAAGTATTTATTGATAATAAATACATTCGTATAAGTGTATCATTTATTATTTTATTTAGTTCTATTTTTGGTATTTTTACTTTTATATCAAAAATATTAAACATTTCTATTGACAAAACAAAACCTTGTTTCTTATCATCTTTTTTCGAGAAAATACTTAAAATTTTACAAGCAATGGACATTAAGCTTAATGCAAGAAATATTAACAGCACCCAAAACAGTATATTAGGTTCAATGATGGGCTTGATTAAAGCCAACTTAGCAATTTTAATCATAGTGTTAATGTTACAAAATATCAGCTGGGTTTCACAACAATATTATTGGATTGAAACAAATGGTGCTTTAAGAATATTTCAAGATATAGCCTCAAATATCAAACCTGTATTGTCACAATACTTGCTGTTTATTAACAATAATTAA
- a CDS encoding bifunctional folylpolyglutamate synthase/dihydrofolate synthase, with protein MGGLNTLSDWLNYQDNLHFKKIDLGLERVTKVYKKLFPKGILFQVITVAGTNGKGSTVAFIDSIYQQSNFKVGKFSSPHILKYNERFVINGIQATDEKICSAFNKIEQIREKTSLTYFEFSTLAALIIFELEKVDVAVLEVGIGGRLDSVNIVDNNVGVITNIDIDHVDYLGNTRELIGYEKAGIMRKNTPCICADINPPTSINQYAHQIKAQLEFVKQRYTGDIGLISKHQQQNAATAILTVQKLNKTLPINANEIKRGIKYVKLNARFQIETIHNKTFIFDVAHNVAAVKVLSAELAKQKCPTIAIFSALKDKNIGLMINKISMVINQWLLVPLNVNRAISMQTLSKQFNLAHNIQICNDMQDAINHGINDKQYRRIVIFGSFYVVANALKILTPFMKNNKE; from the coding sequence TTGGGAGGATTAAACACTCTTAGTGATTGGTTAAATTACCAAGATAACTTACATTTTAAGAAAATTGATTTAGGGCTAGAACGTGTTACAAAAGTTTATAAAAAACTATTTCCAAAAGGCATACTCTTTCAAGTAATTACGGTTGCTGGTACGAATGGTAAAGGTTCCACTGTTGCCTTTATTGATAGCATCTACCAACAATCAAACTTTAAAGTGGGAAAATTTAGCTCGCCACACATTCTTAAATACAATGAACGCTTTGTGATTAATGGTATACAAGCTACTGATGAGAAAATTTGTTCAGCGTTTAATAAAATAGAACAAATTCGAGAAAAAACATCGCTCACTTATTTTGAATTTTCAACACTAGCTGCTCTGATTATTTTTGAGCTAGAAAAAGTTGATGTAGCTGTATTAGAAGTAGGAATAGGTGGTCGGCTTGATTCAGTTAATATTGTTGATAATAACGTTGGTGTTATTACTAATATTGACATTGATCATGTAGATTATTTAGGTAATACTCGTGAATTAATTGGGTATGAAAAAGCAGGTATTATGCGAAAAAATACACCTTGTATTTGTGCTGATATTAATCCACCTACTTCAATTAATCAATATGCTCATCAAATCAAGGCGCAACTAGAATTTGTAAAACAAAGATACACAGGTGATATTGGCCTAATCAGTAAGCATCAACAACAAAATGCAGCAACAGCAATACTTACTGTACAAAAATTGAATAAGACGTTACCAATAAATGCTAATGAAATTAAAAGAGGCATTAAATATGTGAAACTTAATGCCAGATTCCAAATAGAAACCATTCATAATAAAACCTTTATTTTTGATGTTGCACACAATGTAGCTGCCGTTAAAGTATTATCAGCAGAACTAGCAAAGCAAAAATGTCCTACCATTGCTATATTTTCAGCTTTAAAGGATAAAAACATTGGTTTGATGATTAATAAAATTAGTATGGTTATAAATCAATGGCTGTTAGTACCACTTAATGTTAACCGGGCAATAAGTATGCAAACACTTAGCAAACAATTTAATTTAGCTCATAATATCCAAATTTGCAATGATATGCAAGACGCTATTAATCACGGCATTAATGACAAACAATATCGGCGTATTGTTATTTTTGGCTCATTTTATGTTGTAGCTAATGCATTGAAAATACTTACACCATTTATGAAAAATAATAAAGAATAA